The following are encoded together in the Capsulimonas corticalis genome:
- the acpP gene encoding acyl carrier protein: MSTFERVKKVVVEQLDVAEDEVTPQASFIDDLGADSLDVVELVMGLEEEFDVNIPDEDAEKITTVQEAVDYIDEKSK; this comes from the coding sequence ATGTCAACGTTCGAACGTGTGAAGAAGGTAGTTGTGGAGCAGCTGGATGTGGCTGAGGACGAAGTGACCCCGCAGGCGTCGTTTATCGACGATCTGGGCGCGGACTCCCTCGACGTCGTCGAGCTGGTCATGGGGCTGGAAGAAGAGTTCGACGTGAACATTCCGGATGAAGACGCCGAGAAGATCACGACGGTGCAGGAAGCGGTCGATTACATCGACGAAAAGTCCAAGTAA
- the recG gene encoding ATP-dependent DNA helicase RecG translates to MREEPQTAEQSAGTGWDEPVTAVKGVTDAFAAVLGKGLKIWTVGDLLAHYPRRYEDRTQFKRIVDVRHGDAVTIMGKVLGAENVPTRSRVTLTKVGVEDDGGVAYLVFFNQWFVKKQFDKIRGQKIVVYGKASRMGRNLDLTEVEWEPFDEDKDALAANRIVPIYPLTEGVSQARLRRVAYAALEQFNTDDAAERLPADLLRRAHLPTLKDALWGIHFPVSDEQRIDGQRRLIFDEFFVLQLVLALRKRQVHKAPGIVFENTDAPVKELQAALPYAMTNAQDRVIAEIAIDMQSVKSMNRLVQGDVGAGKTVVAMAAIMIAVRNGYQAAMMAPTEILAEQHYLGIRRIMETLGVTVTLLSGSLPAKEKRAALAAAASGEANIVVGTHALIQDTVAFHKLGLAVVDEQHRFGVLQRAALKDKGTSPDILVMTATPIPRTLTLTVYGDLDVSIIDQLPPGRKPIKTHWKRGAERPMVYESLRALLAEGRQAYVICSLIEENEKLQARAATELANHLQAQVFQEYKVGLLHGQMKPSEKEETMTRFRDRELHILVSTTVIEVGVDVPNASVIIIEDAERFGMAQLHQLRGRVGRGSTQSYCLMIGDPKSEDGAARLATMARTTDGFLIAEEDLKLRGPGDFYGTRQSGIETLPFLDVLRDVPILNEARQEAFALLEEDPMLNRPEHAELKARVRKQYKRVMKLTSS, encoded by the coding sequence ATGCGGGAAGAGCCCCAAACCGCGGAGCAATCCGCCGGGACGGGATGGGATGAGCCGGTGACGGCGGTGAAGGGCGTGACGGACGCGTTCGCGGCGGTGCTCGGCAAGGGTTTGAAGATCTGGACCGTCGGCGATCTGCTCGCGCACTATCCGCGCCGTTACGAAGACCGCACGCAGTTCAAACGGATCGTCGATGTGCGCCATGGCGACGCCGTGACGATCATGGGCAAAGTGCTTGGCGCGGAGAATGTCCCGACGCGATCGCGCGTCACGCTGACCAAGGTCGGGGTGGAAGACGACGGCGGCGTTGCGTACCTGGTGTTCTTTAACCAGTGGTTCGTCAAGAAGCAGTTCGATAAGATTCGCGGGCAGAAGATCGTCGTCTACGGCAAAGCGTCGCGCATGGGGCGGAATTTGGACCTGACGGAGGTCGAATGGGAGCCGTTTGACGAAGACAAAGATGCGCTTGCCGCCAATCGCATCGTCCCGATCTACCCGCTGACCGAGGGCGTTTCGCAGGCGCGCCTGCGCCGCGTCGCCTACGCCGCGCTGGAGCAGTTCAACACCGATGACGCCGCCGAACGGCTTCCGGCGGACTTGCTGCGCCGGGCGCATTTGCCCACGCTGAAGGATGCGCTCTGGGGCATCCACTTTCCGGTTTCGGACGAACAGCGGATCGACGGGCAGCGACGGCTGATCTTTGACGAGTTCTTTGTCTTGCAGCTCGTCCTCGCGCTGCGCAAGCGTCAGGTCCACAAGGCGCCGGGGATCGTATTTGAAAACACGGATGCGCCCGTAAAAGAACTTCAGGCCGCGTTGCCCTATGCGATGACGAACGCGCAGGACCGAGTGATCGCCGAGATCGCGATCGACATGCAGAGCGTGAAGTCGATGAACCGTCTCGTGCAGGGCGATGTCGGCGCGGGCAAGACCGTGGTGGCGATGGCGGCGATCATGATCGCCGTGCGCAATGGGTATCAAGCGGCGATGATGGCGCCGACCGAAATTTTGGCCGAGCAGCACTATCTGGGCATCCGCCGGATCATGGAGACGCTCGGCGTCACGGTGACGCTTCTTTCCGGCAGCCTGCCGGCGAAGGAAAAGCGCGCGGCGCTCGCGGCGGCGGCCTCCGGTGAGGCGAATATCGTGGTCGGCACCCATGCGCTGATTCAGGACACAGTCGCCTTTCACAAATTAGGGCTGGCGGTTGTGGACGAGCAGCATCGATTTGGCGTGCTTCAGCGCGCGGCTCTGAAGGACAAGGGGACGTCGCCTGATATCCTGGTGATGACGGCGACTCCGATCCCGCGAACGCTGACTCTGACGGTCTACGGCGATCTGGACGTCAGCATCATCGACCAGCTGCCGCCCGGGCGCAAGCCGATCAAGACGCATTGGAAGCGCGGCGCGGAGCGGCCGATGGTCTACGAAAGCCTGCGCGCGCTGCTGGCGGAGGGCCGTCAGGCGTATGTCATTTGCAGCCTGATCGAAGAGAATGAGAAGCTTCAAGCGCGCGCCGCGACGGAGCTTGCGAACCATCTTCAGGCGCAGGTCTTTCAGGAGTACAAAGTTGGACTGCTGCACGGCCAGATGAAGCCTTCGGAAAAAGAAGAGACGATGACGCGGTTCCGGGACCGCGAGCTGCACATCCTGGTTTCAACCACGGTGATCGAGGTCGGCGTCGATGTTCCGAACGCGTCGGTAATCATCATTGAGGACGCCGAGCGGTTCGGGATGGCGCAGCTGCATCAACTGCGCGGGCGGGTGGGGCGGGGCTCCACGCAGTCATACTGTCTGATGATCGGCGATCCCAAGAGCGAGGACGGCGCGGCGCGCCTCGCGACGATGGCGCGGACGACCGACGGTTTCTTGATCGCCGAGGAAGATTTGAAGCTGCGCGGGCCGGGCGATTTCTACGGCACGCGCCAGTCCGGGATCGAAACGCTGCCGTTTCTCGACGTGCTGCGCGACGTCCCGATTTTGAACGAAGCGCGCCAGGAAGCGTTTGCTCTCCTGGAAGAAGACCCGATGCTGAATCGGCCCGAGCACGCCGAACTGAAAGCGCGCGTGCGCAAGCAGTACAAGCGTGTGATGAAACTTACGTCAAGCTAA
- a CDS encoding beta-ketoacyl-ACP synthase III: MTESTALRTVGILGTGSYAPPQVVTNDDLAQRIETSDEWIVSRTGIRARRIADADTATSDLALEASRRALADAGVTAAEIDLIVVATCTPDHPGSFPSTATVLQHRLEAYQASAFDVGAVCAGFSYALHIAAQMVRSGASRRALVVGAETLSRIVNWDDRNTAVLFGDGAGAAVIGQIDGDGGYLGGILGANGAGGPLLNVPAGGSRTPLTSECVRGGADKIYQNGKEVYKFAVQTMGEAAIQALNSVGLTPEDVDCFIPHQANIRIITKAAERMDLPFEKVFTNLEKYGNTSAASIPLALDEAVKQGRIQTGDLVVLVGFGAGLTWGANVVRWSKTS, encoded by the coding sequence ATGACGGAAAGTACTGCGCTCCGCACCGTGGGCATCCTCGGTACGGGGTCTTATGCGCCGCCTCAGGTCGTCACGAACGACGACCTTGCGCAGCGGATCGAGACGTCCGATGAATGGATCGTCAGCCGCACAGGCATTCGCGCGCGCCGCATCGCCGACGCCGATACCGCGACCTCCGATCTCGCGCTGGAGGCGTCCCGGCGCGCTCTCGCCGACGCGGGGGTAACCGCCGCCGAGATCGACCTGATCGTCGTCGCGACCTGCACCCCAGACCATCCGGGTTCTTTTCCCTCGACCGCCACGGTGCTCCAGCACCGGCTGGAAGCTTATCAGGCGTCCGCGTTCGATGTCGGCGCCGTGTGCGCGGGCTTCAGCTACGCGCTCCATATCGCCGCGCAGATGGTCCGGTCGGGCGCCAGCCGCCGAGCGCTCGTGGTGGGCGCCGAAACGCTCTCGAGAATTGTCAATTGGGACGATCGTAATACGGCGGTGCTTTTCGGCGACGGCGCCGGCGCGGCCGTGATCGGCCAGATCGACGGCGATGGCGGATATCTGGGCGGCATCCTCGGCGCGAACGGCGCCGGCGGTCCTTTGCTCAATGTTCCGGCGGGCGGATCGCGCACGCCGCTCACCTCGGAGTGCGTCCGAGGCGGAGCCGATAAGATCTATCAGAACGGCAAGGAAGTCTACAAGTTCGCCGTACAGACGATGGGCGAGGCGGCGATCCAGGCGCTTAACAGCGTTGGGCTAACCCCCGAAGACGTCGACTGCTTTATTCCGCATCAGGCGAACATCCGAATCATCACGAAGGCCGCCGAGCGGATGGACCTTCCGTTCGAAAAAGTTTTCACCAACCTCGAAAAATACGGCAACACGTCCGCCGCATCGATCCCGCTCGCGCTCGACGAAGCCGTCAAGCAGGGCCGTATTCAAACGGGAGACCTCGTGGTCCTCGTCGGATTCGGCGCGGGACTGACCTGGGGCGCCAACGTGGTGCGCTGGAGCAAAACATCTTGA
- a CDS encoding YceD family protein has protein sequence MLRLDLAEIIRTPGMYHTYKVNEAPYATDDVEYVSPITGDITVTNTGTMLLVRGPIKTTIAMECNRCLETVRVPIETDIEEQFDLQEMDDSQHHDKVVKVVEEENIGAFEDKVLLLDVLIRQATILAEPLMPLCREDCPGIPVKSTDKDADTTEPLKKSPFSDLSKLLEE, from the coding sequence ATGCTGCGCTTGGATCTTGCTGAAATCATTCGAACCCCGGGGATGTACCACACCTACAAGGTGAACGAGGCTCCGTACGCGACCGACGATGTCGAGTATGTCTCACCCATCACCGGCGACATCACGGTCACCAACACCGGCACGATGCTGCTTGTCCGCGGTCCGATCAAAACCACGATCGCCATGGAGTGCAACCGCTGCCTGGAGACCGTGCGCGTTCCGATCGAAACGGACATTGAAGAGCAATTCGACCTTCAAGAGATGGACGACTCCCAGCACCACGACAAAGTCGTGAAAGTGGTGGAAGAGGAAAACATCGGCGCGTTCGAGGATAAGGTTCTTTTGCTGGATGTTTTGATCCGTCAGGCGACGATTTTGGCGGAGCCGCTCATGCCGCTCTGCCGCGAAGACTGTCCCGGCATTCCCGTGAAATCTACGGATAAGGACGCCGATACCACCGAGCCGCTGAAGAAGTCGCCGTTCAGCGATCTTTCCAAGCTGCTGGAAGAGTAA
- a CDS encoding protein jag, with protein MVAEQALEHLRGIVAGSGLQADVSAGGQPLDEISVEITGPDASYFVGPHGQCLDSLQYLLNLIVNKGREPRVRVSVDADKHRARRIQTLTKFAHQLADQVISNGQEAVTDPMNPMERRIIHTVLAERKDVQTYSEGDEPGRYVVVCPSTDDNG; from the coding sequence TTGGTTGCCGAACAAGCTTTGGAGCATTTGCGCGGAATCGTCGCGGGCAGCGGCCTACAGGCCGACGTGTCTGCGGGCGGTCAGCCCTTAGACGAAATTTCGGTCGAAATCACCGGTCCGGACGCCTCGTACTTTGTCGGTCCGCATGGGCAGTGTTTGGACTCATTGCAGTATCTGCTCAATCTGATCGTGAACAAAGGGCGCGAACCGCGCGTGCGCGTCTCCGTGGACGCCGACAAGCACCGCGCGCGCCGCATTCAAACGCTCACGAAGTTCGCGCATCAGCTGGCCGATCAAGTGATCTCAAACGGCCAGGAAGCCGTCACCGATCCCATGAATCCCATGGAGCGGCGCATCATCCATACGGTGCTCGCGGAGCGCAAGGACGTACAGACATACTCCGAAGGCGATGAGCCGGGCCGCTATGTCGTCGTCTGCCCCAGCACCGACGACAATGGATAG
- the fabF gene encoding beta-ketoacyl-ACP synthase II produces the protein MGNERRVVITGLGAITPLGIGVDEYWTGLLEGRSGVGPVEGFDCSEIGTRIAAQVKGFVPEDYIDRKEAKRMDRFAQFAMAASRMALDDSGLKIDDSNRERYGTFIGSGIGGIATLEEQHRRLIEGGMGRVSPFFIPMMIANMATGQVARALGLQGPSETAVTACATSTNSIGDAYEVILRGDADGAVAGGSEAAVTPISMAGFSNMRAMSRRNDDAAHASRPFDVGRDGFVLGEGCGVIVLEEMETAVARGARIYGEILGYGMSNDAYDMVNPAPEGAGGARAMAAAIKRAKISLSEVGYINAHGTSTPVGDVLEVQGIKTVFGEHAYKMAVSSTKSMTGHLLGAAGAIEAIATTLALHHGVLPPTMNLETPDAGCDLDFVPGAARKQQVEVAMSNSFGFGGHNATIVLRRWQG, from the coding sequence ATGGGTAACGAAAGACGCGTCGTCATCACCGGTCTGGGAGCGATTACTCCTCTTGGCATCGGCGTCGACGAATATTGGACCGGTTTGCTTGAGGGCCGCAGCGGCGTTGGCCCCGTCGAAGGCTTTGACTGCTCCGAGATCGGCACGCGCATCGCCGCGCAGGTCAAAGGGTTTGTCCCGGAAGATTACATCGATCGCAAGGAAGCGAAGCGGATGGACCGCTTCGCTCAGTTCGCCATGGCGGCGTCCCGAATGGCGCTCGATGATTCGGGTCTCAAAATCGACGATTCGAACCGGGAGCGCTATGGAACGTTCATCGGCAGCGGCATCGGCGGGATTGCGACGCTGGAGGAACAGCATCGCCGTCTGATCGAAGGCGGAATGGGACGGGTAAGCCCGTTCTTCATCCCCATGATGATCGCGAACATGGCGACCGGGCAGGTCGCCCGCGCGCTGGGCCTGCAAGGGCCGAGCGAAACGGCGGTGACCGCCTGCGCCACGTCCACCAACTCGATTGGCGACGCCTATGAAGTGATCCTGCGCGGCGACGCCGACGGCGCCGTCGCCGGGGGCAGCGAAGCGGCGGTCACCCCAATCTCCATGGCCGGCTTCTCGAACATGCGCGCCATGTCTCGCCGCAACGACGACGCCGCGCACGCCTCCCGTCCCTTCGACGTCGGCCGCGACGGCTTTGTTCTGGGCGAAGGCTGCGGAGTCATCGTCCTGGAAGAGATGGAAACGGCCGTGGCCCGAGGGGCGCGCATCTACGGCGAGATCCTTGGCTACGGCATGAGCAACGATGCTTACGACATGGTGAACCCCGCTCCGGAAGGCGCCGGCGGCGCGCGGGCGATGGCGGCGGCGATCAAGCGCGCCAAAATCTCCCTTTCGGAGGTCGGCTACATCAACGCGCACGGCACGAGCACGCCTGTCGGTGATGTCCTGGAAGTCCAGGGGATCAAGACGGTCTTTGGCGAACACGCCTACAAGATGGCGGTCTCGTCGACAAAGTCGATGACCGGGCACCTTCTCGGCGCCGCCGGCGCCATCGAAGCCATCGCCACCACGCTCGCGCTGCACCACGGCGTTCTGCCGCCGACGATGAACCTGGAAACGCCCGACGCCGGTTGCGACCTGGACTTCGTCCCGGGCGCCGCGCGCAAGCAGCAGGTGGAGGTCGCGATGTCGAACTCCTTCGGCTTCGGCGGACATAACGCGACCATTGTATTGCGCCGCTGGCAAGGTTAA
- the plsX gene encoding phosphate acyltransferase PlsX — protein sequence MKIAVDAMGGDFAPAEVVKGALSVAREDSALTIILVGDEAAIRLQLASEGDIPSNITIEHTDEVIEMGDHPASAVRKKRNSSLVVCGQLVKSGRADATISAGNTGAAMAVAALDLGRIPGIERPAIAASLPTAHGATLLVDAGANVDCSPQNLLQFALLGSIYAEKVMGVANPRVGLLNIGGEAGKGNDLTKTTYALLESRPLNFIGNVEGKDVFEHAADVVVCDGFAGNVLLKTGEAVAEYIVTLLSQEAKAGGQATVEALGPPMKRLLSKIDYAETGGAPLLGVNGVSFISHGRSRAKAIASAIRAAAKAAGTDYVSTVRDAVPTFSEERP from the coding sequence ATGAAGATCGCGGTTGACGCGATGGGGGGCGACTTCGCCCCTGCTGAAGTTGTCAAAGGCGCATTGTCGGTAGCTCGTGAAGACAGTGCGCTCACCATTATCCTTGTCGGCGACGAAGCGGCGATTCGCTTGCAGCTCGCGTCGGAAGGCGATATCCCCAGCAATATTACAATCGAGCATACGGATGAAGTGATCGAGATGGGCGACCATCCCGCCTCCGCCGTCCGTAAGAAGCGCAACTCCTCCCTGGTCGTCTGCGGGCAGCTGGTCAAATCGGGGCGCGCCGACGCCACCATCAGCGCCGGAAACACCGGCGCGGCGATGGCCGTGGCGGCTCTCGACCTGGGACGCATTCCCGGCATCGAGCGCCCCGCGATCGCGGCGTCGCTTCCGACGGCCCATGGGGCGACCCTGCTTGTCGACGCCGGCGCGAACGTGGATTGCTCGCCGCAGAACCTTCTCCAATTCGCTTTGCTCGGCTCCATCTACGCCGAGAAGGTGATGGGAGTGGCGAATCCGCGCGTGGGCCTTCTCAACATCGGCGGCGAAGCGGGCAAGGGTAACGACCTGACCAAAACGACGTACGCCTTGCTGGAAAGCCGTCCTTTGAACTTCATCGGCAACGTAGAAGGCAAAGACGTCTTTGAGCATGCGGCCGATGTCGTCGTCTGCGACGGTTTCGCGGGCAATGTCCTTTTGAAGACGGGCGAAGCCGTCGCGGAGTACATCGTCACGCTGCTGTCCCAGGAAGCGAAGGCCGGCGGTCAGGCGACGGTCGAGGCGCTCGGACCGCCGATGAAGCGGCTTCTCTCCAAGATCGACTATGCCGAAACCGGCGGCGCGCCGCTGCTGGGCGTCAACGGGGTTTCTTTTATCAGTCATGGGCGCTCTCGGGCGAAGGCGATCGCCAGCGCGATCCGCGCGGCGGCCAAGGCGGCCGGCACGGATTATGTCTCCACGGTCAGAGACGCCGTGCCGACATTTAGCGAGGAACGTCCATGA
- the fabD gene encoding ACP S-malonyltransferase → MKLAYLFPGQGSQAVGMGADLYAHSAAARSVFDEADELLGTKISTICLYGPEETLKETLYTQPAIFVCSVAALRALEELGAPKPEATAGHSIGEYAACVAAGAFDFETGLHLVNRRAQEMHRTSIAAEGAMAAVLGMDPEAVVAACQAAEAEGAGIVDAANFNGGGQVVISGEPSGVARASEIARERGAKKIVELKVSGAFHSRLMTPAVHSMAVELGKASISDTTIPIVANLTAEYETSASDIRSNLAAQIDHSVRWEQSIQRLAADGFDTFVEVGHGTVLSKLMKRLAPDAAALASGTMEEARAVAALGGNA, encoded by the coding sequence TTGAAACTTGCCTATCTGTTTCCTGGACAGGGCTCGCAGGCAGTCGGAATGGGCGCGGACCTTTACGCGCACTCCGCCGCCGCGCGCTCAGTCTTTGACGAAGCCGACGAGCTTCTCGGGACAAAGATCAGCACGATCTGTCTCTACGGTCCCGAAGAAACGCTGAAAGAAACGCTTTACACGCAGCCGGCCATCTTTGTCTGCTCCGTCGCCGCCCTGCGCGCTCTGGAAGAGCTGGGCGCGCCGAAGCCCGAAGCGACCGCCGGTCACTCGATCGGCGAGTACGCGGCGTGCGTGGCCGCCGGAGCGTTCGACTTCGAGACCGGGCTGCACCTGGTCAATCGGCGCGCGCAGGAGATGCACCGCACTTCCATCGCGGCCGAAGGCGCGATGGCCGCCGTGCTGGGCATGGACCCTGAGGCGGTCGTGGCGGCGTGCCAGGCGGCGGAAGCCGAAGGCGCGGGCATTGTGGACGCCGCGAACTTTAATGGCGGCGGTCAAGTCGTGATTTCGGGCGAGCCGTCGGGCGTCGCGCGGGCATCGGAAATCGCCAGAGAGCGCGGCGCGAAGAAGATCGTGGAGCTCAAAGTCTCCGGAGCTTTCCATTCCCGGCTGATGACGCCAGCCGTGCACTCGATGGCGGTGGAGCTGGGGAAGGCGTCGATCTCGGATACGACCATTCCTATCGTCGCGAATTTGACGGCGGAGTATGAAACGTCCGCGTCCGATATCCGAAGCAACTTGGCGGCCCAGATCGATCATTCAGTGCGCTGGGAGCAGTCCATTCAGCGTCTGGCTGCGGATGGGTTCGATACGTTTGTCGAGGTTGGGCATGGAACGGTGCTGTCGAAGCTGATGAAGCGGCTCGCGCCGGACGCCGCGGCGCTGGCGTCGGGTACGATGGAGGAAGCGCGGGCTGTCGCCGCGCTCGGAGGGAACGCCTGA
- the coaD gene encoding pantetheine-phosphate adenylyltransferase yields the protein MIAVYPGSFDPVTSGHFDIIKRAAAMYDEVVVLVAVNSSKSPMFGIAERVQMLETTCRELENVSVERLENALLVDFAVARGAQVIVKGLRAVSDFEYEFQMAMLNRRLQPAVETVFLMAAAEHSFLSSSIVKEIGRLGGQIEGLAPDAVLSFLKQSFANV from the coding sequence ATGATCGCTGTTTATCCCGGCTCGTTCGATCCCGTGACGAGCGGCCATTTCGATATCATCAAACGCGCGGCGGCCATGTACGATGAGGTCGTCGTGCTGGTGGCCGTCAATTCCAGCAAGTCGCCGATGTTCGGCATCGCCGAGCGCGTGCAGATGCTGGAGACGACGTGCCGCGAACTGGAGAACGTTTCGGTCGAGCGGCTGGAGAACGCGCTTCTCGTGGACTTCGCGGTGGCGCGCGGAGCGCAGGTCATCGTGAAGGGTTTGCGCGCCGTCTCGGACTTCGAGTACGAATTTCAGATGGCGATGCTCAATCGCCGGCTTCAGCCGGCGGTGGAGACGGTCTTTTTGATGGCGGCGGCCGAGCATTCGTTTCTGTCGTCCAGCATCGTCAAGGAGATCGGGCGGCTGGGCGGACAGATCGAAGGACTGGCGCCCGACGCCGTGCTGTCGTTTTTAAAGCAAAGTTTTGCGAATGTATAG
- the rpmF gene encoding 50S ribosomal protein L32 yields the protein MPLPKRRHSNQRTRKRRTHYKLELPALVRCNVCAPLAPGVYQMRLDHHACPVCGTYNGRQAIKIKEAAGTEE from the coding sequence ATGCCATTGCCCAAGCGACGACATTCTAACCAACGGACCCGCAAGCGCCGCACGCACTACAAGCTGGAGCTTCCGGCTCTGGTCCGCTGCAACGTCTGCGCTCCGCTCGCCCCGGGAGTCTATCAGATGCGTTTGGACCACCATGCGTGTCCCGTCTGTGGAACCTACAACGGACGCCAGGCCATCAAGATCAAAGAAGCAGCTGGGACGGAAGAGTAA
- the fabG gene encoding 3-oxoacyl-[acyl-carrier-protein] reductase → MSLEGRNAIVTGMSKGGGGIGRAIALALAELGANVAVTGGSSAAAAEAVAAEIEALGRKAIAAQCDVSNASQVENLMSQVLTTWGSLDIVVNNAGVTKDGLVMRMSEEDWDLVLDINLKGAFLMTKAALKPMMKQRSGKIINISSVIGLIANPGQANYSASKAGLIGFTRTVAKEVATRNIQINAVAPGFIETAMTDALNDEQKAKIVKEIPAGRLGSPEDIAAAVSFLSSSLSNYITGQVLTVDGGLVI, encoded by the coding sequence ATGAGCCTGGAAGGGCGCAATGCGATCGTGACGGGCATGAGCAAGGGCGGCGGCGGCATCGGCCGCGCGATCGCGCTTGCTCTCGCGGAGCTGGGCGCTAATGTCGCGGTGACCGGCGGCTCGTCGGCGGCCGCCGCCGAGGCCGTGGCGGCCGAGATTGAGGCGCTGGGCCGCAAGGCGATCGCCGCGCAGTGCGACGTCTCGAACGCTTCCCAGGTGGAAAATTTGATGTCACAGGTATTGACAACCTGGGGCAGTTTGGATATAGTAGTGAACAACGCCGGGGTGACGAAAGACGGCCTGGTCATGCGCATGTCCGAAGAGGACTGGGACCTGGTGCTTGATATCAACCTCAAGGGCGCTTTTTTGATGACCAAAGCGGCGCTGAAGCCCATGATGAAGCAGCGTTCGGGTAAGATCATCAATATCTCGTCGGTGATCGGTCTGATCGCAAACCCCGGACAGGCGAACTACTCGGCCTCCAAGGCCGGCTTGATCGGTTTCACGCGGACCGTGGCGAAGGAAGTCGCCACCCGCAATATTCAGATCAACGCCGTGGCCCCCGGCTTCATTGAGACGGCGATGACCGATGCGCTCAATGACGAGCAAAAGGCGAAGATCGTCAAAGAAATCCCGGCCGGTCGGCTGGGTTCCCCGGAAGACATCGCGGCGGCGGTGTCGTTCCTATCCTCCAGCCTTTCAAATTACATCACCGGTCAGGTTTTGACCGTGGATGGTGGGTTGGTGATCTAG